In Numenius arquata chromosome 17, bNumArq3.hap1.1, whole genome shotgun sequence, a genomic segment contains:
- the LOC141473063 gene encoding NACHT, LRR and PYD domains-containing protein 12-like → MWNLTESAFSPIVQNVNGDVKQHLSRIDPEEDEPALALDFSIGLKELGLLKTSLISEDQGFVFVKSLYPSIAAVQSREEFQHVSLTPTEIIDLLLLWHCQLTSTVCGDLAAVLGASQSLRELDLGGNELGDLGLQLLCEGLKHPSCQLQTLRLWHCQLTSTVCGDLAAVLGASQSLRELDLGGNELGDLGLQLLCEGLKHPSCQLQTLRLWHCQLTSTVCGDLAAVLGASQSLRELDLGGNELGDLGLQLLCEGLKHPSCQLQTLRLRSCLLTSACCGYLAMALSTNLSMRDLDLSFNRLEDSGVQLLCEKLKRPDWQLQTLRGGRKQGGSDHNQMKKHNRS, encoded by the exons ATGTGGAATCTCACTGAGAGTGCGTTCAGTCCCATTGTCCAGAACGTTAATggagatgttaaacagcatttgTCTAGGATCGACCCTGAAG AGGATGAGCCTGCCCTTGCCCTGGACTTTTCCATTGGTCTGAAGGAGCTGGGATTGCTGAAGACCAGTCTTATcagtgaagaccaag GCTTTGTGTTCGtaaagagcctgtatccatcTATTGCAGCAGTCCAGTCACGTGAGGAATTCCAGCATGTCTCACTGACTCCAACTGAGATCATAGACCTGCTACT GTTGTGGCACTGTCAGCTCACCAGCACCGTCTGTGGGGACCTGGCCGCAGTGCTCGGCGCCAGCCagagcctgagggagctggaCCTTGgtggaaatgagctgggagaccttggactgcagctgctgtgtgagGGGCTGAAACATCCTTCCTGCCAGCTGCAGACGCTGCG GTTGTGGCACTGTCAGCTCACCAGCACCGTCTGTGGGGACCTGGCCGCAGTGCTCGGCGCCAGCCagagcctgagggagctggaCCTTGgtggaaatgagctgggagaccttggactgcagctgctgtgtgagGGGCTGAAACATCCTTCCTGCCAGCTGCAGACGCTGCG GTTGTGGCACTGTCAGCTCACCAGCACCGTCTGTGGGGACCTGGCCGCAGTGCTCGGCGCCAGCCagagcctgagggagctggaCCTTGgtggaaatgagctgggagaccttggactgcagctgctgtgtgagGGGCTGAAACATCCTTCCTGCCAGCTGCAGACGCTGCG GCTGAGGAGCTGCCTACTCACCAGTGCCTGCTGTGGGTACCTGGCCATGGCGCTCAGCACCAATCTGAGCATGAGAGACCTGGACCTTAGTTTTAACAGGCTGGAAGACTCTGGAGTGCAGCTGCTGTGTGAGAAGCTGAAACGTCCTGACTGGCAGCTGCAGACACTGCG AGGAGGCCGCAAGCAAG GTGGATCAGATCATAATCAAATGAAGAAACACAACAGAAGTTAG